The following coding sequences lie in one Capsicum annuum cultivar UCD-10X-F1 chromosome 5, UCD10Xv1.1, whole genome shotgun sequence genomic window:
- the LOC107853866 gene encoding probable protein S-acyltransferase 7, which produces MYSPQWLSPGNRCNSKERINNTNGSQLQLYQTWKGRNRFFLGGRLVFGPDIRALFLTLFLILVPVALFCAFVSRGLVDAFPHRLGYLIVAISLIFSALIVILLLLTSATDPGIVPRNAHPPDADDECETSSISTSCLGSQTGPVSLPPMKNVTVNGIVVKVKYCKTCMLYRPPRCSHCSICDNCIERFDHHCPWVGQCIGKRNYRYFFMFVSTTNLLSLYVFVFCWVNIKKIMEAHHCNIWRALVKSPASGILIMYTFVVSWFLGGLTAFHLYLIITNQTTYENYRYRYERKMNPFNLGCARNFKDIFCTGMASSRINFRAKVNADRSSSFNASSYLGGGTTTNSSDMHKMKNFDIGVGRRQAVDIDECKETDSQTRSSVGGVGADRCEG; this is translated from the exons ATGTATTCGCCTCAATGGTTATCCCCTGGCAACCGATGCAATTCCAAAGAGAGAATCAACAATACTAATGGTTCACAATTGCAACTTTATCAAACGTGGAAAGGAAGAAAT AGATTCTTCCTTGGAGGCAGACTTGTATTTGGTCCAGATATTAGAGCACTGTTTCTTACGTTGTTCTTAATCCTAGTTCCAGTAGCATTATTTTGTGCTTTCGTCTCAAGAGGCCTCGTCGATGCATTTCCCCACCGATTAGGCTATCTTATTGTGGCCATATCTCTTATCTTCTCAGCCCTT ATTGTAATTCTTCTCTTGCTAACTTCTGCGACAGATCCTGGAATAGTTCCACGAAATGCCCATCCTCCAGATGCTGACGATGAATGTGAAACCTCTAGCATCTCAACGAGTTGTTTAGGGAGTCAGACTGGTCCTGTCAGTTTACCGCCTATGAAAAATGTTACTGTTAATGGAATAGTTGTCAAAGTAAAATACTGCAAAACATGTATGTTATATCGGCCACCACGCTGTTCTCATTGCTCCATATGCGACAATTGCATTGAGCGCTTCGACCATCATTGCCCGTGGGTGGGACAGTGTATTGGGAAG AGGAACTATCGTTACTTTTTCATGTTTGTTTCCACTACAAACCTCCTGAGCCTCTATGTCTTCGTGTTCTGCTGGGTAAATATAAAGAAGATTATGGAAGCACACCACTGTAACATTTGGCGCGCGCTTGTCAAATCACCTGCTTCAGGCATCCTTATAATGTATACGTTCGTAGTTTCTTGGTTTCTGGGAGGTCTCACGGCATTTCACTTGTACTTGATAATCACGAACCAG ACCACATATGAAAATTACCGGTATAGGTATGAGAGGAAGATGAATCCTTTTAATCTCGGATGTGCTAGAAATTTTAAGGACATCTTTTGCACTGGCATGGCAAGTTCCAGGATCAATTTTCGTGCAAAGGTGAACGCTGATCGCTCATCAAGCTTCAACGCTTCATCTTATTTGGGTGGCGGAACTACTACGAATTCATCAGATATGCACAAAATGAAGAACTTTGACATAGGAGTTGGCAGAAGACAGGCTGTTGATATCGATGAGTGTAAAGAAACAGACAGCCAGACAAGAAGCAGCGTAGGTGGTGTGGGGGCAGACCGATGTGAGGGATGA